One window from the genome of Pelobates fuscus isolate aPelFus1 chromosome 13, aPelFus1.pri, whole genome shotgun sequence encodes:
- the LOC134582624 gene encoding serine/threonine-protein kinase N2-like: MAPVLMSKAQLQHMVTVSVFVVSGTQVIDVIEQGAGAHPDGPQIPVASDSDSFSSPDEDKLATFAKQLEDEYKVKSEAEKLIKAYSTGRSKDQKHLGDAQKILHDSKRKIEILRMLILQHKETPTISPLEKRIEELSHRFAIERAVAEGAKHAIQKLDGKPLVEAQSILQASNEKLDLLKYSLEERVKELPDGHHRKSITTEELSLGSVKSKSIALTVLVDLYSDKDCNSHCYNIYSDCLTGTLKVRVKGCHGILENVPGRLKDPSDVLPGRSPRRGRFLLMNRIRRNNRGSNQNIQETFDFSSEVRTQLKIDHIPVGSTSWKTVSNPSWNKTFKLDLDKSRELEISLYWHDQRSLCATKTLKLEEFLLNPKQELCLQLEPQGTLFIKVTFSSPFTQKRPKLQTIKKLISSKQEETTEPAPLEDAAIDAHSLPESDTESVDSSAPAVDTETEKTIQPAPEEDVVTDNPILPVATESMRPLTPDADTITEETFQPPPVEATTIDNVPVVDTENVDSTLPAINTISTETIQPPPVEATTIDNVPVVDTENVDSTLPAINTISTETIQPPPVEARIFDNAPLPVAVEDSVSMEPLPPAIVSLLEMTIQPALEVDLVTDPTPLPVKDTDSVEPSVPAVDEITEKTIQPAPEEDAAINPQSLPVEDSESMKPLLPADDEDTEKTIQPPPEEDAAINPQSLPVEDSESMKPLLPADDEDTEKIIQPAPEQAVVIDMPQVSAVDNKKVESSPPGAATDMEKNIQTSTEKDAVIDIDNIAEETTGPPKGLVRDAVPLAEADVENPSSSAGIQQGARLSIQDFDCLCVLGRGAFGKVGYGVNSTFNIKGVKINARLICEKEILQTVSEVQHPFLVNMLASFQTQGHFCFLMEYAAGGDLMTDIMNNNFQPFSTTRAVFYAACCVLGLDFLHQNDIVHRDLKLENIVIDIDGFAKITDFGLSKQGMGYGEQDRTYCGTLHYMAPEMVCGKPYTTSIDWWSLGAVIYIMLCGMYPFSGNRREVRYNIVYSTPHYPRFLTAEARSILRSLLHKDPKVRLGASENDAWDLKSHPFFKQIDWFALLFKSVRPPCVPSIEGPDDVRYFNRMYTSCAPILTPPGESESLSDVELELFKDFDWVSDRI, translated from the exons atggctcCAGTTTTAATGTCCAAAGCACAGTTACAGCATATGGTTACTGTATCGGTTTTTGTG GTCAGCGGAACACAAGTAATCGATGTTATcgagcaaggagcaggggcacacCCAG ATGGTCCCCAGATTCCAGTTGCTTCTGATAGTGATTCATTCTcctcaccagatgaggacaagttaGCCACTTTTGCAAAACAACTCGAAGATGAGTACAAAGTTAAGAGTGAAGCAGAAAAGCTGATAAAGGCGTATTCTACCGGCCGCTCCAAA GATCAGAAACATCTCGGTGATGCTCAGAAAATACTCCATGAcagcaaaagaaaaatagaaattttGCGCATGTTGATTCTCCAACATAAAG AAACACCTACAATAAGTCCATTGGAGAAACGCATTGAGGAGTTGAGCCACCGATTTGCGATCGAGCGTGCCGTGGCTGAAGGAGCCAAACATGCCATCCAGAAATTGGATGGAAAGCCGCTTGTTGAG GCACAATCAATACTACAGGCGTCAAATGAAAAGCTGGACCTCCTTAAATATTCCTTGGAGGAACGAGTGAAAGAACTTCCTGATGGCCACCATAGGAAGAGTATAACCACCGAGGAACTGTCCCTTGGTTCAGTCAAATCCAAGTCCATAGCACTAACGG TTTTGGTTGATTTATATTCTGATAAAGAT TGTAATAGCCATTGTTACAATATTTATTCTGATTGTTTGACAGGTACTCTGAAAGTGCGAGTAAAGGGCTGTCACGGTATTCTGGAGAATGTACCTGGCAGACTAAAGGACCCGTCAGATGTTCTCCCTGGCAGGAGTCCACGTCGAGGAAGATTCTTATTAATGAACCGGATCAGAAGAAACAACCGTGGCAGCAATCAGAACATCCAAGAGACTTTTGACTTTTCTA GTGAAGTCCGTACTCAGCTGAAGATCGATCATATTCCAGTGGGTTCAACAAGTTGGAAAACTGTTTCTAACCCATCCTGGAATAAGACATTTAAACTGGATTTAGATAAG tcTCGGGAGCTAGAAATATCCTTATATTGGCATGATCAGAGATCACTGTGTGCCACAAAGACTCTGAAGTTGGAAGAATTCCTGTTGAACCCCAAACAGGAACTGTGTCTACAACTGGAACCACAGGGCACCCTTTTCATCAAG GTGACGTTTTCCAGTCCTTTCACCCAGAAAAGACCAAAGCTTCAAACAATTAAGAAATTAATCTCCTCAAAACAAG AGGAGACCACCGAACCAGCTCCACTGGAGGATGCAGCTATTGATGCTCATTCGCTGCCAGAATCGGATACTGAGAGCGTGGATTCATCGGCGCCGGCTGTGGATACTGAAACGGAAAAGACCATCCAGCCAGCTCCAGAAGAAGATGTTGTTACTGACAATCCTATATTGCCAGTAGCCACTGAGAGCATGCGCCCATTAACACCTGATGCTGATACCATTACAGAAGAGACCTTCCAACCACCTCCAGTGGAAGCTACAACTATTGACAATGTACCAGTAGTGGACACTGAGAATGTGGATTCAACACTACCAGCTATCAACACCATTAGTACAGAAACTATCCAACCACCTCCAGTGGAAGCTACAACTATTGACAATGTACCAGTAGTGGACACTGAGAATGTGGATTCAACACTACCAGCTATCAACACCATTAGTACAGAAACGATCCAACCACCTCCAGTGGAAGCTAGAATTTTTGACAATGCTCCACTGCCAGTAGCAGTAGAGGACTCTGTGAGCATGGAACCATTACCACCAGCTATTGTAAGCTTGCTAGAAATGACAATCCAACCAGCTCTAGAAGTTGATTTAGTTACTGACCCTACTCCATTGCCAGTAAAGGACACGGACAGCGTGGAGCCATCGGTGCCAGCTGTTGATGAAATTACAGAAAAGACAATTCAACCAGCTCCAGAGGAGGATGCAGCTATTAATCCTCAATCACTACCAGTAGAGGACTCTGAGAGCATGAAGCCATTGCTGCCAGCTGACGATGAAGATACAGAAAAGACAATCCAACCACCTCCAGAGGAGGATGCAGCTATTAATCCTCAATCACTACCAGTAGAGGACTCTGAGAGCATGAAGCCATTGCTGCCAGCTGACGATGAAGATACAGAAAAGATAATCCAACCAGCTCCAGAGCAGGCTGTAGTAATTGACATGCCTCAAGTGTCAGCAGTGGACAATAAGAAAGTGGAATCATCACCACCTGGTGCTGCTACTGATATGGAAAAAAACATCCAAACATCAACAGAGAAAGATGCAGTTATTGATATTGATAACATTGCAGAagaaaccactggaccaccaaaggGTTTAGTTCGTGACGCTGTTCCATTGGCAGAAGCAGATGTGGAAAATCCATCATCATCAGCTGG TATTCAGCAAGGAGCTCGGCTGAGCATTCAGGATTTTGATTGTCTCTGTGTGCTGGGAAGAGGAGCATTTGGAAAGGTGGGTTATGGTGTGAATTCCACTTTCAATATAAAAGGTGTCAAGATAAATGCtag GCTTATATGTGAAAAGGAAATCCTACAGACTGTGAGCGAAGTACAGCATCCTTTCCTTGTTAACATGTTGGCAAGTTTCCAGACTCAgggtcatttttgttttttaatggagTATGCCGCTGGTGGGGACTTAATGACCGATATTATGAACAACAACTTTCAGCCATTTTCCACAACCAGAGCTGT GTTTTATGCGGCGTGTTGTGTGCTCGGCCTGGATTTCTTGCATCAAAACGATATTGTTCACAG AGATCTCAAATTGGAAAACATTGTAATTGACATAGATGGATTTGCCAAAATTACAGACTTTGGTCTTAGTAAACAAG GGATGGGATATGGAGAACAAGACAGAACATATTGTGGCACCCTGCATTACATGGCACCGGAAATGGTTTGCGGTAAACCATACACAACATCTATTGACTGGTGGAGTCTCGGTGCAGTTATTTATATAATGCTGTGTGGAATG TATCCCTTCTCAGGTAACAGAAGAGAGGTGAGGTATAATATTGTCTATTCAACGCCGCACTATCCGAGGTTCCTGACTGCAGAAGCACGATCAATATTAAGAAGT CTTTTGCATAAAGATCCCAAAGTCCGTCTAGGAGCCAGCGAGAATGATGCCTGGGATCTGAAGAGCCACcctttttttaaa CAAATAGACTGGTTCGCATTATTGTTTAAGAGTGTCAGGCCGCCATGCGTACCATCCATCGAGGGACCAGACGACGTCCGCTACTTTAATAGAATGTACACATCATGCGCCCCCATTCTGACACCGCCAGGCGAGTCTGAGTCCCTATCTGATGTAGAGCTGGAGCTATTCAAAGATTTTGACTGGGTTTCCGATAGGATTTAA